One part of the Indicator indicator isolate 239-I01 chromosome 5, UM_Iind_1.1, whole genome shotgun sequence genome encodes these proteins:
- the TMEM177 gene encoding transmembrane protein 177: MAVQFLRKASVWLKKRKITLLAVSCMGLLGANLSSHVFPEQTFKLLHECWSEGQPAELSQRLRSVFQDVLQDTNVKSKDSFQAFAASGFHPVSAGIPWLPSGSLVGIPPNFDSTAEDKKGIVNHVVVINGKVVDWESREGVALKEALTFSPEAQKFAIAREVVYLQSGSPLASAFVAPTCLAGTFLCGKSVKLLLGLSSGPMVLRSICNLITAAGGLMCYYVSYDAMTYHLDCKADRKAATISKDYARGGVEFYDKILSRNRILRGLMGKQGTKIYAPSGNLFPRHWFRIKYTPYTYRRELIVNILRELQA; the protein is encoded by the coding sequence ATGGCAGTGCAGTTCCTGCGGAAGGCATCTGTGTGGCTAAAGAAGCGCAAGATCACTTTGTTGGCTGTTTCTTGCATGGGACTGTTGGGTGCTAACCTTTCTTCTCATGTGTTTCCTGAGCAGACATTCAAACTGTTGCATGAGTGCTGGTCAGAGGGGCAGCCAGCTGAGCTTTCACAAAGGCTCCGTAGTGTCTTTCAGGATGTCCTTCAAGATACCAATGTGAAGTCCAAGGACTCCTTTCAAGCCTTTGCAGCTTCTGGTTTTCACCCTGTGAGTGCTGGAATCCCCTGGCTGCCTTCAGGGTCTTTGGTGGGCATCCCACCTAACTTTGATAGTACAGCTGAGGATAAAAAAGGAATAGTCAACCATGTTGTTGTGATCAATGGCAAAGTAGTAGActgggagagcagggaaggtgtTGCTCTGAAGGAAGCTCTAACATTTTCACCTGAAGCTCAGAAGTTTGCCATTGCCAGAGAAGTTGTGTATTTGCAGAGTGGCAGCCCCTTAGCAAGTGCATTTGTGGCTCCAACTTGTTTAGCCGGTACATTTCTTTGTGGGAAAAGCGTAAAGTTACTTCTGGGTTTATCTTCTGGCCCCATGGTACTTCGTAGCATCTGTAACCTCATAACTGCTGCTGGTGGACTGATGTGCTATTATGTTTCTTACGACGCTATGACCTATCATCTGGACTGCAAGGCAGACAGAAAGGCAGCCACTATTTCCAAAGACTACGCCAGAGGGGGGGTTGAATTTTATGATAAAATCTTGTCCCGCAATAGGATCCTTCGAGGTCTGATGGGAAAACAAGGGACAAAAATATATGCCCCGAGTGGTAACCTTTTCCCAAGGCATTGGTTCAGAATAAAGTAT